Proteins encoded together in one Micromonospora kangleipakensis window:
- a CDS encoding tetratricopeptide repeat protein produces MQNFFQDTAQFTQWAAAVSTGLAATGDDPAAQALLHRSLAGACYFLADLDRGLSHLQHARALFDRLGRRTEQGHVENNIAEIRLDQRRYHEAIRHAEAARALFRAEGNVRGATNALLAIARAQGWLGRHAEALGMFVEARRQFEALGDLHGVGTTQAWLAHTYSMIDDLPHAMAIWQQAIDTFRGARAPHHTAEVLVSIGDFHSANGDPALAGQAWSEALAELDGTDSPMARRIRDRLRWHR; encoded by the coding sequence ATGCAGAACTTCTTCCAGGACACCGCGCAGTTCACGCAGTGGGCGGCGGCGGTGAGCACCGGCCTCGCCGCGACCGGGGACGACCCCGCCGCCCAGGCCCTGCTGCACCGCAGCCTCGCCGGCGCCTGCTACTTCCTGGCCGATCTGGACCGCGGGCTGTCGCACCTGCAGCACGCCCGGGCGCTTTTCGACCGGCTCGGCCGGCGCACCGAGCAGGGCCACGTGGAGAACAACATCGCCGAAATCCGGCTGGACCAGAGGCGTTACCACGAGGCGATCCGGCATGCCGAGGCCGCGCGGGCGCTCTTTCGCGCCGAGGGCAATGTGCGGGGCGCCACCAACGCGCTGCTGGCCATCGCGCGGGCACAGGGCTGGCTCGGCCGGCACGCCGAGGCGCTGGGCATGTTCGTCGAGGCGCGGCGGCAGTTCGAGGCCCTCGGCGACCTGCACGGGGTGGGCACCACCCAGGCCTGGCTGGCGCACACGTACTCGATGATCGACGACCTTCCGCACGCGATGGCGATCTGGCAGCAGGCGATCGACACCTTCCGCGGCGCCCGGGCCCCCCACCACACCGCGGAGGTGCTGGTCTCCATCGGCGACTTCCACTCCGCCAACGGCGACCCGGCCCTGGCCGGGCAGGCGTGGAGCGAGGCCCTCGCTGAGCTCGACGGGACGGACTCGCCGATGGCCCGGCGGATCCGCGACCGGCTGCGCTGGCACCGGTGA
- a CDS encoding AfsR/SARP family transcriptional regulator, with protein MTSPLSFAILGPVRAWRGQSEIDLGTRQQRLILALLLARAGGAVSVAELVDLLWESDPPPSAVNVVHRHVGMLRRRFEPGLPTRAAGSVLIRDGAEYRLRIDGESLDLLRFRRLVAQAGDSSGEPAVELYREALALWRDRCASGLQAGGRAHPEFVAVDGERFAAVRAAADAALRAGCVHLVLPAIRLAAECEPLDEALQARLLLALAADGRRSEALAAYADIEHRLADELGIQPGGDLRAARDSLLDHDAPANDSRSRRGVRPAFIRPGAPPSGGEAELWPPAELELSQSPRAEPPAQLPADHPYFTGRRGVVAAAEELLAADRRTTALVIDGMPGVGKTTLAVHLAHQLAARYPDGQLHADLRGFDSGDSVMTPAEALRGFLWSLGVAPAAIPAELHAQAGLYRSILAEHRMLILLDNCRDWDQIRHLLPGTGGSLVIATSRRRITGGAGPAGAHPLHLDLLTDAEARELLTRWLGDAAAADPAAVDEIIARCGRLPLALALVATRTVGRPGLSLPAVAGELAEADGRLAGFGDAHAELEAIFSWSYRALTPEAARLFRLLPLHPAGELSTEAAAALGGLSPRSARGLLAELGAQLLIQPGDGRWRMHDLLRAYAVELGEEHDDAAEREAAIERVYDFYQLSAYAAQLPLLPQVPLPEPEPSERGVTGRGFTDRADAMAWFAAEQRVLTDIVARAKERGRPRTA; from the coding sequence ATGACCAGCCCGCTCTCTTTCGCCATTCTCGGCCCGGTGCGGGCCTGGCGCGGCCAGTCCGAAATCGACCTGGGCACCCGGCAGCAGCGGCTGATCCTGGCGTTGCTGCTCGCCCGGGCCGGCGGCGCGGTCAGCGTCGCCGAACTCGTCGACCTGCTCTGGGAGTCCGACCCCCCACCCAGCGCGGTCAATGTGGTGCACCGGCACGTCGGGATGCTCCGGCGGCGCTTCGAGCCGGGCCTGCCGACGCGGGCAGCGGGCTCGGTGCTGATCCGCGACGGCGCCGAATACCGGCTGCGGATCGACGGGGAGTCGCTCGACCTGCTGCGTTTCCGGCGCCTGGTCGCCCAGGCCGGTGACAGCTCCGGCGAGCCGGCCGTCGAGCTCTACCGGGAGGCGCTGGCGCTGTGGCGCGACCGGTGCGCCTCGGGCCTGCAGGCCGGCGGCCGGGCCCATCCGGAGTTCGTCGCTGTCGACGGCGAGCGGTTCGCGGCCGTCCGGGCGGCGGCCGACGCCGCCTTGCGGGCCGGGTGCGTCCACCTGGTGCTGCCCGCGATCCGGCTGGCCGCCGAATGCGAGCCGCTGGACGAGGCACTGCAGGCGCGGCTGCTGCTCGCGCTCGCCGCGGACGGCCGCCGGTCCGAGGCCCTCGCGGCTTATGCCGACATCGAGCACCGGCTCGCCGACGAGCTCGGCATCCAGCCGGGCGGCGACCTGCGCGCGGCCCGGGACAGCCTGCTCGATCACGACGCCCCGGCCAACGACTCCAGGTCGCGGCGCGGCGTCAGACCGGCCTTCATTCGGCCCGGAGCGCCGCCTAGCGGCGGGGAGGCCGAATTATGGCCGCCAGCCGAGCTGGAGTTGTCGCAGTCGCCCCGGGCCGAGCCGCCGGCGCAGTTGCCGGCCGACCACCCCTACTTCACCGGCCGCCGCGGCGTCGTGGCCGCCGCGGAGGAGCTGCTGGCCGCAGACCGGCGGACCACCGCGCTGGTCATCGACGGAATGCCCGGCGTCGGGAAGACCACCCTCGCGGTGCACCTGGCCCACCAGCTGGCCGCCCGCTACCCCGATGGGCAGTTGCACGCGGACCTGCGCGGTTTCGACTCCGGCGACTCGGTGATGACACCGGCCGAGGCGCTGCGCGGCTTCCTGTGGTCCCTCGGGGTCGCGCCGGCCGCCATCCCGGCCGAGCTGCACGCCCAGGCCGGCCTCTACCGCAGCATCCTGGCCGAGCACCGGATGCTGATCCTGCTCGACAACTGCCGCGACTGGGACCAGATCCGGCACCTGCTGCCCGGCACCGGCGGCAGTCTCGTCATCGCCACCAGCCGCCGCCGGATCACCGGCGGGGCCGGCCCGGCGGGCGCCCACCCGCTGCACCTCGACCTGCTGACCGACGCCGAGGCCCGCGAGCTGCTCACCCGCTGGCTCGGCGACGCGGCGGCCGCCGACCCGGCCGCCGTCGACGAGATCATCGCGCGGTGCGGCCGGCTGCCGCTGGCCCTGGCGCTGGTCGCCACCCGCACCGTCGGCCGGCCCGGGCTCAGCCTTCCCGCGGTCGCCGGTGAGCTGGCCGAGGCCGACGGCCGGCTGGCCGGCTTCGGGGACGCACACGCCGAGCTGGAGGCGATCTTCTCCTGGTCCTACCGGGCCCTGACTCCCGAGGCAGCCCGGCTCTTCCGGCTGCTGCCCCTGCACCCGGCCGGGGAGCTGAGCACGGAAGCGGCGGCCGCCCTGGGCGGCCTGTCCCCGCGCTCCGCCCGCGGCCTGCTCGCCGAGCTCGGGGCGCAGCTGCTGATCCAGCCCGGCGACGGCCGGTGGCGGATGCATGATCTGCTGCGCGCCTATGCCGTGGAGCTCGGGGAGGAGCACGACGACGCGGCCGAGCGGGAGGCTGCCATCGAGCGCGTCTACGACTTTTACCAGCTCAGTGCGTACGCGGCGCAGCTGCCCTTGCTGCCGCAGGTGCCGCTGCCGGAGCCGGAGCCGTCCGAGCGCGGGGTCACCGGGCGCGGCTTCACCGACCGGGCCGACGCGATGGCCTGGTTCGCCGCCGAGCAGCGGGTGCTGACCGACATCGTCGCGCGGGCCAAGGAGCGCGGCCGGCCTCGCACGGCCTAG
- a CDS encoding sigma-70 family RNA polymerase sigma factor: MLRAPDESPAGRAERMTALHADHARAVLRLLLVLTRGQRQTAEDLLQETMLRAWRHLDSVPAEPDAARRWLFTVGRRLVIDAVRLRLNRPAEVHLVDMTWIPAGDDTTGTALASHAIRYALGRLSPAQRSLLSEVYLIGRSPAEVAGRLGVPIGTVKSRTHYALRALRTGLEAA, from the coding sequence GTGCTGCGGGCACCCGACGAATCACCGGCCGGCCGGGCCGAGCGCATGACCGCGCTGCATGCGGACCACGCCCGTGCCGTGCTGCGTCTCCTGCTCGTGCTGACCCGCGGCCAGCGGCAGACCGCCGAGGATCTGCTCCAGGAGACGATGCTGCGGGCCTGGCGGCACCTCGACTCGGTGCCGGCCGAGCCCGATGCCGCCCGCCGGTGGCTCTTCACCGTCGGCCGGCGGCTCGTCATCGACGCTGTCCGGCTGCGGCTCAACCGTCCGGCCGAGGTCCATCTCGTCGACATGACCTGGATTCCCGCTGGTGACGACACCACCGGCACCGCGCTGGCGTCGCACGCCATCCGGTACGCGCTCGGCCGGCTGAGCCCGGCGCAGCGCAGTCTGCTCTCCGAGGTCTACCTGATCGGGCGGTCACCGGCAGAGGTCGCGGGCCGGCTGGGAGTGCCGATCGGCACGGTGAAGTCCCGGACCCACTATGCGCTGCGCGCCCTGCGCACCGGCCTCGAGGCGGCCTGA
- a CDS encoding AfsR/SARP family transcriptional regulator: MRAEAGETIGFSVLGSIRVVRAGAELHLGARQQRLVLALLLARAGSPVSLAELVDLLWDEEAPASAANVVHRHVGVLRRLLEPGLPTRSAGRHILRELSGYRLRADEESLDLLKFRSLSRLAGRSLQDGDPESALRHSLDGLRLWRGRCAAGLEPASRLHPAFLAVEAERAQAVREAADAAERCGRLSAVLAPLRQAAEQHPLDESLQSRLLLALAADGRQAEAVEVYRVVRRRLADDLGIDPGEELREAYDRLLHQRTQPARTESPSPLPRPAQLPPDLPFFSGRDDLIAEARAAVARPGGPAVLAIDGMPGIGKTALAVHLAHEFAAGYPDGQLYVDLRGYDGREPAMSPAEALRGFLGSLGVPQQGIPAELHAQAGMYRSSLAGRRLLIVLDNCRDAEQIRHLLPGSPGCLVIVTSRSRLSTLLTTAGAHPLPVGLPSIEEARAALLRPLGAGRVAADPAAIDAIIASCGRLPLALAVVAARAASLPGTPPAQIAAELAQAPGSLDGFDGDDPQTGLRAVFSWSYQALSAPAARLFRLLPLHPGPDISIAGAAGLAGVPLRSGRALIGELSRAHLISEDLPGRYRTHDLLLTYATELGEENDSPAERAAAELRCLQFYRATCYQAHRRLLASEYHPMIEPGPGETPLRFAGHGDAMRWFTAERQVLIALVGRAARQGRHTDAWQLALGMQHFFDRSGRWTDWTTTGEVALEAARAAGDLVGQARMHRSLAGAAYFRREHETAVGHLDRALELLARLGLHAEMTRAGINRAMILGAQGRHEEVVRALSAALGPARAAGDDKLLADALVIMAASNAELSREEEAVRCAEQAMALSRGAQYRLGIAEAWEVLGQVHSARRELGKAVDCWREAAVAYQEASASAPAAEVLALLGDALAAAGDQDAAVRAWQEALALIPYAQTRTGRRLAGLLAAVTSRP, encoded by the coding sequence GTGCGGGCGGAGGCGGGCGAGACGATCGGTTTCTCGGTGCTCGGCTCGATCAGGGTCGTCCGCGCCGGCGCCGAGCTGCATCTGGGCGCCCGCCAGCAGCGCCTGGTGCTCGCGTTGCTGCTCGCCCGGGCCGGTTCACCGGTCTCCCTGGCCGAGCTGGTCGACCTGCTCTGGGACGAGGAGGCCCCGGCCAGCGCCGCGAACGTCGTGCACCGGCACGTCGGGGTGCTCCGGCGGCTGCTCGAGCCCGGCCTGCCCACCCGGTCGGCGGGCCGGCACATCCTCCGGGAGCTCTCGGGCTATCGGCTGCGCGCCGACGAGGAGTCCCTTGACCTGCTGAAGTTCCGGTCGCTGAGCCGGCTGGCGGGCCGGAGCCTGCAGGACGGCGACCCGGAGTCGGCGCTGCGGCATTCCCTCGACGGGCTGCGGCTGTGGCGCGGCCGGTGCGCCGCGGGCCTGGAACCGGCCTCCCGGCTGCATCCCGCGTTCCTCGCCGTGGAGGCCGAACGCGCCCAGGCCGTGCGCGAGGCCGCCGACGCCGCCGAGCGCTGCGGCCGGCTGAGCGCGGTGCTGGCGCCGTTGCGGCAGGCCGCCGAGCAGCACCCGCTCGACGAGTCGCTGCAGAGCCGGTTGCTGCTGGCGCTCGCCGCCGACGGCCGCCAGGCGGAAGCCGTCGAGGTGTACCGGGTGGTGCGCCGCCGGCTCGCCGACGACCTGGGCATCGATCCGGGCGAGGAGCTGCGGGAGGCGTACGACCGGCTGCTGCACCAGCGCACCCAGCCGGCGCGTACCGAGTCGCCGTCGCCACTCCCCCGGCCCGCGCAGCTGCCGCCGGACCTGCCCTTCTTCAGCGGCCGGGACGACCTCATCGCCGAGGCCCGCGCGGCGGTCGCGCGCCCGGGCGGGCCGGCGGTGCTCGCGATCGACGGCATGCCCGGGATCGGCAAGACCGCCCTCGCCGTCCACCTCGCCCACGAGTTCGCCGCCGGCTACCCGGACGGGCAGCTGTATGTCGACCTGCGCGGATACGACGGGCGGGAGCCGGCGATGAGCCCGGCCGAGGCACTGCGCGGCTTCCTCGGCTCGCTCGGGGTGCCCCAGCAGGGCATTCCCGCCGAGCTGCACGCCCAGGCGGGCATGTACCGCAGCAGCCTTGCCGGCCGGCGCCTGCTGATCGTGCTCGACAACTGCCGGGACGCCGAGCAGATCCGGCACCTGCTGCCGGGCAGCCCCGGCTGTCTGGTGATCGTCACCAGCCGCAGCCGGCTCAGCACCCTGCTGACCACGGCCGGCGCCCACCCGTTGCCGGTCGGCCTGCCGAGCATCGAGGAGGCCCGCGCGGCGCTCCTGCGGCCGCTCGGCGCCGGCCGCGTCGCAGCGGACCCGGCCGCGATCGACGCCATCATCGCCAGCTGCGGGCGGCTGCCGCTCGCGCTGGCCGTGGTGGCCGCCCGCGCGGCGAGCCTGCCGGGGACGCCACCGGCGCAGATCGCCGCCGAGCTGGCCCAAGCGCCCGGGAGCCTGGACGGCTTCGACGGCGACGACCCGCAGACCGGCCTGCGTGCCGTCTTCTCCTGGTCCTACCAGGCACTCTCCGCCCCGGCCGCCCGGCTCTTCCGGCTGCTGCCGCTCCATCCCGGCCCCGACATCTCGATCGCCGGGGCGGCGGGCCTGGCCGGCGTCCCGCTGCGGAGCGGGCGGGCGCTGATCGGCGAGCTGAGCCGCGCGCACCTGATCAGCGAGGACCTGCCGGGCCGCTACCGCACCCACGACCTGCTGCTGACCTATGCCACGGAGCTCGGCGAGGAGAACGACAGCCCGGCCGAGCGCGCCGCCGCGGAGCTGCGTTGCCTGCAGTTCTACCGGGCCACCTGCTATCAGGCGCACCGGCGGCTGCTGGCCTCCGAGTACCACCCGATGATCGAGCCGGGGCCGGGCGAGACCCCGCTGCGCTTCGCCGGCCACGGCGACGCCATGCGCTGGTTCACCGCCGAGCGGCAGGTCCTGATCGCGCTGGTCGGCCGGGCCGCCCGGCAGGGCCGGCACACCGACGCCTGGCAGCTCGCCCTGGGCATGCAGCACTTCTTCGACCGCAGCGGCCGGTGGACCGACTGGACGACGACCGGCGAGGTGGCCCTCGAGGCCGCCCGGGCGGCCGGCGACCTGGTCGGGCAGGCCCGGATGCACCGCAGCCTGGCCGGGGCGGCCTACTTCCGGCGCGAGCACGAGACCGCGGTCGGGCATCTCGACCGGGCGCTCGAGCTGCTCGCCCGGCTCGGCCTGCACGCCGAGATGACCCGGGCCGGGATCAACCGGGCGATGATCCTGGGCGCCCAGGGGCGACACGAGGAGGTCGTCCGGGCGCTTTCCGCGGCGCTGGGGCCGGCCCGGGCGGCCGGAGACGACAAACTGCTCGCGGACGCCCTGGTGATCATGGCCGCGAGCAACGCCGAATTGAGCCGGGAGGAAGAGGCCGTGCGCTGCGCCGAGCAGGCGATGGCGCTGTCGCGCGGAGCGCAGTACAGGCTGGGCATCGCCGAGGCGTGGGAGGTGCTCGGCCAGGTGCATTCCGCCCGCCGGGAGCTCGGCAAGGCGGTCGACTGCTGGCGCGAGGCGGCCGTCGCCTACCAGGAGGCCTCGGCGTCGGCGCCGGCCGCGGAGGTGCTGGCGCTGCTCGGCGACGCCCTCGCCGCCGCCGGGGACCAGGACGCCGCGGTGCGGGCGTGGCAGGAGGCGCTGGCCCTGATCCCGTACGCGCAGACCCGGACCGGCCGGCGGCTGGCCGGCCTGCTCGCGGCGGTCACGTCGCGTCCATGA
- a CDS encoding trypsin-like serine protease, whose product MHRRSVLASLTATAAAALLSVAAPASAINSYNAQPAPERTEVGALVVQYDRDGNPATPDVVRWSCSGTMISADVFLTAAHCTANRPAGTKFYVSLAQNVQGAIDASNALGGTPEQIAARVGVQGFAHSDPAYPGNSADSHDIAVIKLAGAQATELAKRWPFTPATLPSANQLSALGSRALDAAPWQVMGYGTQEALNQPGGQTHPGGGVRMKATLDFDALNKTWVRLAMNESRDLGGACYGDSGGPNFVTLDGKLVLAGTTITGDSPCYATNVAYRMDSASARAFLGQYVTLP is encoded by the coding sequence GTGCATCGTCGATCTGTACTTGCCTCGCTGACCGCCACCGCCGCAGCGGCACTGCTCAGCGTCGCCGCCCCCGCCTCGGCGATCAATTCATACAACGCGCAGCCTGCGCCTGAGCGCACCGAGGTCGGAGCGCTCGTGGTGCAGTACGACCGCGACGGCAACCCCGCCACGCCCGACGTCGTCCGGTGGAGCTGCTCAGGGACGATGATCTCGGCGGACGTCTTCCTGACGGCCGCCCACTGCACCGCCAATCGGCCCGCCGGCACCAAGTTCTACGTCTCGCTTGCGCAGAACGTACAGGGCGCGATCGACGCCTCGAACGCGCTCGGTGGGACGCCGGAGCAGATCGCGGCACGAGTGGGTGTCCAGGGCTTCGCCCACTCCGACCCGGCATACCCGGGCAACTCGGCCGACTCCCACGACATCGCGGTCATCAAGTTGGCAGGGGCGCAGGCCACGGAGCTCGCGAAGCGCTGGCCCTTCACCCCGGCCACCCTGCCCAGCGCCAACCAGCTCTCCGCGCTCGGTTCGCGCGCGCTCGACGCCGCACCCTGGCAGGTCATGGGGTACGGCACCCAGGAGGCCCTGAACCAGCCCGGTGGGCAGACCCACCCGGGTGGTGGCGTACGGATGAAGGCGACGCTCGACTTCGACGCGCTCAACAAGACGTGGGTGCGCCTGGCGATGAACGAGAGCCGGGACCTCGGCGGTGCCTGCTACGGCGACTCCGGCGGCCCGAACTTCGTCACCCTCGACGGCAAGCTCGTACTCGCCGGCACCACGATCACCGGTGACTCCCCCTGCTACGCCACCAACGTGGCGTACCGGATGGACAGCGCCAGCGCCCGCGCCTTCCTCGGGCAGTACGTCACCCTGCCGTAA
- a CDS encoding zinc-binding dehydrogenase, translated as MNLVALTEFIEAGQVRAVVDRTFPLAEAPDAIRQVEGGHATGKVVVTI; from the coding sequence GTGAACCTGGTGGCTTTGACGGAGTTCATCGAGGCCGGGCAGGTCCGGGCGGTGGTCGATCGGACCTTTCCGCTGGCCGAGGCCCCCGACGCGATCCGACAGGTCGAGGGCGGGCACGCGACCGGCAAGGTGGTCGTCACCATCTGA
- a CDS encoding IS607 family transposase, producing the protein MNLTEWARTQGVHPQTAYRWFRDGTLPVPAQRVGSRMILVNVEANTTPEAVDGLGLYARVSSHDQKDDLERQVARLTRWAASAGHRVVRVESEVGSGINGARSKVRRLLADPGVTTIVVEHKDRLGRVNVELVEAALSAAGRRLVVLDDGEVEEDLVRDMVEVLTSFCVRLYGRRSAGNRAQKALEAAEHG; encoded by the coding sequence GTGAATCTGACGGAATGGGCGAGGACGCAGGGGGTGCATCCGCAGACCGCGTATCGCTGGTTCCGTGATGGGACGTTGCCGGTACCGGCTCAGCGGGTCGGATCGCGCATGATTTTGGTGAACGTCGAAGCCAACACCACACCCGAGGCGGTCGACGGCCTGGGCCTGTATGCGAGGGTCTCGTCCCACGATCAGAAAGATGATCTTGAGCGGCAGGTCGCCCGACTGACCCGATGGGCCGCTTCCGCTGGGCATCGGGTGGTGCGGGTGGAGTCCGAGGTTGGCTCGGGCATCAACGGTGCCCGGTCGAAGGTGAGGCGGCTGCTGGCCGATCCGGGCGTGACCACGATCGTGGTGGAGCACAAAGACCGGCTCGGGCGAGTGAACGTCGAGCTGGTTGAGGCTGCCCTGTCCGCCGCCGGGCGCCGTCTGGTGGTGCTGGATGACGGCGAGGTCGAAGAGGACCTGGTGCGCGACATGGTAGAGGTGCTGACATCGTTCTGCGTCCGTCTTTACGGGCGCCGCTCGGCCGGCAACCGTGCGCAGAAGGCCCTGGAGGCCGCCGAGCATGGCTGA
- a CDS encoding zinc-binding dehydrogenase, with amino-acid sequence MRAILMYGAGDVRVEEIPDPVLQQPTDAIVRIVRTCVCGSDLHPYHNMPASEDGTQMGHEFLGVVEDLGSEVTGLKRGDLVVASFAFQDNTCDFCREDVQASCRHGGFFSQAQAELIRVPQAAGTLVKLPVGEDSPLLPSLLTLADVYGTGYHAAKRADVNPRTTVTVIGDGAVGLLAVLSAKQLGAERIILMGRYKARTDLGREFGATDVVAERGEEGIAKVRELTGGDGTHAVLEAVGYMQAYEQALGVVRAGGVISRVGVPQYEEGAIGWGMFGRNLTLTGGPAPVRAYIDQLLPDVLDGKVEPGKVFDRTVSLDEVPDGYRAMDRREALKVLVRP; translated from the coding sequence ATGCGAGCAATCTTGATGTACGGCGCCGGTGATGTGCGGGTGGAGGAGATCCCCGACCCGGTGCTGCAGCAGCCCACCGACGCGATCGTCCGCATCGTGCGCACCTGCGTCTGCGGCAGCGACCTGCACCCTTACCACAACATGCCGGCCTCTGAGGACGGGACGCAGATGGGCCACGAGTTCCTCGGCGTGGTCGAGGATCTCGGCTCGGAGGTGACCGGGCTGAAGCGGGGCGACCTGGTGGTGGCCTCGTTCGCCTTCCAGGACAACACCTGCGACTTCTGCCGCGAGGACGTGCAGGCCTCCTGCCGCCACGGCGGCTTCTTCAGCCAGGCGCAAGCCGAGCTGATCCGCGTCCCGCAGGCGGCCGGCACCCTCGTCAAGCTGCCGGTCGGGGAGGATTCACCGCTGCTGCCGTCGCTGCTGACCCTCGCGGACGTGTACGGCACCGGCTACCACGCCGCCAAGCGCGCCGACGTCAACCCGCGCACCACGGTCACCGTCATCGGGGACGGCGCGGTCGGCCTGCTCGCGGTGCTGTCGGCCAAGCAGCTCGGCGCCGAGCGGATCATCCTCATGGGCCGGTACAAGGCCCGCACCGACCTCGGCCGCGAGTTCGGCGCCACCGACGTCGTCGCCGAGCGCGGCGAGGAGGGCATCGCCAAGGTACGCGAGCTCACCGGCGGCGATGGCACCCACGCCGTACTCGAGGCCGTCGGCTACATGCAGGCCTACGAGCAGGCGCTCGGCGTGGTCCGCGCCGGCGGCGTGATCAGCCGGGTGGGAGTCCCGCAGTACGAGGAGGGGGCGATCGGCTGGGGCATGTTCGGGCGCAACCTCACCCTCACCGGCGGCCCCGCCCCGGTCCGCGCCTACATCGACCAGCTGCTGCCCGACGTGCTCGACGGCAAGGTCGAGCCCGGCAAGGTCTTCGACCGCACCGTCAGCCTCGACGAGGTGCCCGACGGATACCGCGCGATGGACCGGCGCGAGGCCCTCAAGGTCCTGGTCCGTCCCTGA
- a CDS encoding inositol monophosphatase family protein → MSITDRDLVIAAAQAGAAVVRSKYGASLERFEKSAGDFATAADIEAEQVILDVLRTARPDDAVTGEESGRTGAGGAERMWLVDPLCGTLNYAARSMLVAVNVALRTGFGITVAASADPFADEVFWTDGASAYVRSDGVDKELMPSADSRLVDVNLDPPFPNDPEFRAVRLLADPGFVEQFRPRVVSTTLAVAWVAAGRRAAYVTDGNLQDSVHFASGIALCQAAGCVVTGIQGQPLHTGVGGLVVAADQETHAALLALIGHQFPSEGGSAVATP, encoded by the coding sequence ATGTCGATCACGGACAGGGACCTGGTCATTGCGGCAGCGCAAGCAGGAGCTGCTGTTGTGCGCTCCAAGTACGGTGCGTCGCTGGAGCGCTTTGAGAAGTCCGCGGGCGACTTCGCCACTGCCGCAGACATCGAGGCGGAGCAGGTCATCCTCGACGTTCTTCGCACTGCCCGACCGGACGACGCCGTGACCGGCGAGGAGAGTGGACGCACGGGGGCCGGCGGCGCTGAGCGTATGTGGCTCGTCGACCCCCTGTGCGGCACGCTGAACTATGCCGCGCGGAGCATGCTGGTCGCGGTGAATGTCGCCCTGCGGACGGGCTTCGGCATCACGGTGGCGGCCTCAGCCGACCCGTTCGCCGACGAGGTGTTCTGGACGGACGGCGCGAGCGCGTACGTCCGCAGCGACGGCGTGGACAAGGAGCTGATGCCCTCAGCCGATTCGCGACTGGTGGATGTCAACCTCGATCCGCCGTTTCCGAACGATCCCGAGTTCCGGGCTGTCCGGCTGCTCGCCGACCCGGGGTTCGTCGAGCAGTTCCGCCCGCGCGTGGTCTCCACCACCCTGGCGGTGGCCTGGGTGGCAGCCGGTCGGCGAGCCGCTTACGTAACTGACGGCAACCTGCAGGACAGCGTGCACTTTGCCAGCGGGATCGCCCTGTGCCAGGCCGCCGGATGCGTGGTGACCGGCATCCAGGGGCAGCCGCTGCACACCGGCGTGGGCGGGCTCGTCGTGGCGGCGGACCAGGAGACGCATGCCGCCTTGCTGGCGCTCATCGGCCACCAGTTCCCATCGGAGGGTGGCTCTGCAGTAGCGACACCGTAG
- a CDS encoding GNAT family N-acetyltransferase has protein sequence MRAIRLEALQDSPTAFSTPLAEATAFSGTVWQQEAAREADSASSATFVATGEAGDWVGMAAVAPLAEVPDHAHVYAVYVTPAHRGPAGPAAALMAAAIRFARDHIDAAWLTLGVHEDNPRARAFYRKLGFAETGKAIPYALNPSQTVHIMGYQDFRNARR, from the coding sequence TTGAGGGCCATCCGACTGGAGGCACTCCAGGACTCACCGACCGCGTTCAGCACGCCACTCGCCGAGGCGACCGCCTTCAGCGGCACCGTCTGGCAGCAGGAGGCGGCCCGCGAAGCCGACTCCGCCTCGTCAGCGACATTCGTCGCCACCGGCGAGGCAGGCGATTGGGTCGGGATGGCTGCCGTCGCGCCGCTTGCCGAAGTTCCCGACCACGCCCACGTCTACGCGGTCTACGTCACCCCGGCGCACCGCGGCCCGGCTGGACCCGCCGCTGCCCTGATGGCTGCGGCGATCCGCTTCGCCCGCGACCACATCGACGCGGCGTGGCTGACCCTGGGCGTCCACGAGGACAACCCCCGGGCCCGGGCGTTCTACCGCAAGCTCGGGTTCGCCGAGACCGGCAAGGCGATACCCTACGCCCTGAACCCGTCCCAGACGGTGCACATCATGGGCTACCAGGACTTCCGCAACGCGCGGAGATGA
- a CDS encoding tyrosine-type recombinase/integrase: MAELSCSVIRLHDLRHGCVSVLLALGVPRRTVMDIVGHSTLEMAMTVYGHVSLGDKRAALDQLGGLLDDGRPE, encoded by the coding sequence GTGGCGGAGCTCAGCTGTTCGGTGATCCGGCTGCATGATCTGCGGCACGGCTGCGTGTCGGTGCTGCTGGCCCTGGGTGTGCCGCGTCGGACGGTGATGGACATCGTGGGGCACAGCACGTTGGAGATGGCCATGACGGTCTACGGGCATGTCAGCCTGGGCGACAAGCGGGCGGCGCTGGATCAGCTCGGCGGCCTGCTCGATGACGGGCGCCCGGAATGA